The following are encoded together in the Campylobacter devanensis genome:
- a CDS encoding DASS family sodium-coupled anion symporter, whose protein sequence is MSNPNIPVDKQTNAVQIIGLIGGVIAAMLVYYIMPSNAGEIALAAANGKTLNVNALPIVAAVAVLMGIWWMTEAIALPATALLPMVLFPILGVDTFKNAAAPYASDTIYLFMGGFVLALAMQKWNLHTRIALGIVLLVGTSPKRLVAGFMIATGFMSMWVSNTATAVMMLPVGLSVLHLVSKLTGKEDGTVEGDLKHLDEVSRKGTQGGFASAVIHKGKDVVSEIKDKTAAYTSNFGIALMLGIAYAASVGSLGTIIGTPPNALLVAHMKNEFGIEIGFGEWMLMGVPLSIIMLIACWALLVYVLFKPEINEIPGGREVIHAEYKKLGSMSRAEWLVGGVFVLAALCWIFLGFIFKHYGIKVASLDSVIAMSVAVLLFIIPANSNHERLIDWNTAKKLPWDILILFGGGLALSAQFSKTGLSLWIGNQVSALGFMPIILIILIVTALVIFLTEITSNTATAAAFLPVIAGVAIGLGYEGQNIMLFTVPVALAATCAFMLPVATPPNAIAYGSGYVKISNMIKAGLWLNIIGVFLITLTVVFLATTVFGLSL, encoded by the coding sequence ATGTCTAATCCAAACATCCCTGTTGACAAGCAGACAAATGCTGTACAAATCATCGGCTTAATCGGTGGTGTTATAGCTGCTATGCTTGTTTACTACATAATGCCTAGCAATGCTGGCGAGATAGCCTTAGCAGCCGCAAATGGCAAAACACTCAATGTAAATGCTCTTCCCATAGTTGCCGCTGTGGCTGTTTTAATGGGTATATGGTGGATGACTGAGGCTATCGCACTTCCTGCTACGGCTCTTCTTCCAATGGTTTTATTCCCTATTCTTGGTGTTGATACATTTAAAAACGCCGCCGCTCCATACGCAAGTGATACTATATATCTATTCATGGGTGGTTTCGTTTTAGCCCTTGCTATGCAAAAATGGAATCTCCATACTCGTATTGCTCTTGGCATTGTACTTTTAGTAGGTACTAGCCCTAAACGCCTTGTGGCTGGATTTATGATAGCTACTGGCTTTATGTCTATGTGGGTTAGCAATACTGCAACTGCTGTTATGATGCTTCCAGTTGGTCTTTCTGTTCTTCATTTAGTAAGTAAATTAACCGGTAAAGAAGATGGCACAGTAGAAGGCGATTTAAAACACCTTGATGAAGTAAGCCGCAAAGGCACTCAAGGCGGATTTGCAAGTGCTGTTATCCATAAAGGAAAAGATGTAGTAAGTGAAATAAAAGACAAAACCGCAGCCTATACTTCAAATTTCGGTATTGCTTTAATGCTTGGTATAGCTTATGCTGCATCTGTTGGCTCTCTTGGCACTATTATCGGCACTCCGCCAAATGCGCTTTTAGTAGCTCATATGAAAAATGAATTTGGTATCGAAATTGGCTTTGGCGAGTGGATGTTGATGGGTGTTCCTCTATCTATTATTATGCTGATTGCTTGTTGGGCGCTTTTGGTTTATGTATTATTTAAACCTGAAATTAATGAGATTCCAGGCGGTAGAGAGGTTATTCATGCAGAATACAAAAAACTAGGTTCAATGAGTAGAGCTGAGTGGCTAGTAGGTGGCGTATTTGTCTTGGCTGCGCTTTGTTGGATATTCCTTGGATTTATATTTAAACACTATGGAATTAAAGTCGCTAGTTTGGATTCTGTTATTGCTATGAGTGTTGCTGTGTTGCTCTTTATAATTCCAGCAAATTCAAATCATGAGAGATTGATAGATTGGAATACGGCTAAAAAATTACCGTGGGATATCTTAATCTTATTTGGTGGTGGTCTAGCGCTTTCAGCTCAATTTAGTAAAACTGGTCTTAGCTTATGGATTGGAAATCAAGTATCAGCCCTTGGATTTATGCCAATTATATTAATTATATTAATTGTTACAGCTCTTGTTATATTCTTAACAGAGATCACATCAAACACAGCTACAGCTGCTGCATTCTTACCAGTAATTGCTGGTGTGGCGATCGGTCTAGGATACGAAGGACAAAATATAATGCTATTTACAGTTCCAGTTGCTCTTGCTGCTACTTGTGCATTTATGTTACCAGTAGCTACTCCACCAAATGCTATTGCCTATGGTTCTGGCTATGTCAAAATCAGCAATATGATCAAAGCTGGTTTATGGTTAAATATAATAGGTGTATTCCTAATCACACTAACAGTTGTATTCCTTGCAACTACAGTATTTGGACTAAGCTTATAA